CCTACCTCAGCTGCTGGTGGTGGGCGAGGGAGGAGTCACTCCCGAGGCCTTGCCGCAGTAGGCGACTGCGGCAGTCAATGCGGGTTGGTCGCTGCTGTCCGGGTCGGTCTTGGAATCTCCGGTCGCCATTGCTCTGAGCGTCTTGGCGGTCAAGGTGTCGTAGGTCTTGTCGACGACGCACGTCGCGACCGTCGCGAGTTGGGCGGCGGTGAGGGATGGCCCCATCGGGCCCTCCTTCAGAATTTTGGCAAGACCCGACGCGGCTGCCTTCTTGCTGGGTTTGCTGGCGTCGGCCGCTGTGCTGGTGGTGGTGCTGGGGGAGCTGTTCGTGGCGGTGCTGCTCGATGCGGTGGCCTTGGCGGAGCTCGCAGACGTACTGCTCCCGCTGTTGCCACTGCAAGCGGACAGCATGAGCCCCAGGGCTAGGACCACAGGAACGGTGATGGAACGGGTGACGCTGGCCTGAAGGGGCATCGTTCTACTTCCTCGGGTCGGACGACGTGCTCAGTGAATGCGACGCACGGGGACGGCGATCGGTTTCCTCGCTGCGCGTTATTTACGCAACTCGAGCTGTTTGCCGCAGGCAACCGCCGCGTCCTTGTAGACCGTGTTGTCCGCCGCGTCCAGCTGCTGTGTCGGGTCGCCGCTCGCGAACGCCCGCAGGGTCTTGTTCGAGACTTTGTCGTAGGTTTTGTCCACGATGCAGGTGGACGCCTTCTTGATGACCGTCGGACTGATCTGGGCGCCCTTCGTCGTTCCAGCCAGCGCCTTGGTGAGTCCGTCGATCGTTTGCGCCTTGGTGGGTTTCGCAGTGCTGTCGGTAGAACTGGAACTCGGCGAACTGCTGGTCGTGCTGCTGGCAGCGGTGCTCGGTGCACTGCTGGGTGAGGCACTGCTGGGGGAGGCGCTGGCGCTCGATGAGCCACTGGTGGTCTGGCCGGCTGGGGTGACGCTGACTGTGCCACTGCTTCCACCGCAGGCAGCGAGACCGAGAGATAGTGCGCAGAGCGCGACAGCTGCGGCACGACGAGATGCGGGCAGCGGAATTGAGTGCAGCGGAGTTGAGGGCATAGTGCGGTGGGCCTCTTCTTGAGTAGATACCGATCGACGGCGGGGCGCCTGCTGTGAGAATAGAGGGATTGTCGCCGGGCCCGATACCGAGCGGGTCGACGCCGATTCCCATCGTTGTCAGGCAGGTGGTCGATGTAGCAGAGGCGTGGGACGATCTGCGCATGGTGCAGACGACTGAATCGCATGACGCTGTCGACATCATCCGGGTCAAACGTGGACACGGTGAACTGGGCGACGCGCAGATCGACTGGGTGATCGATGCGTACACGCGCGGCGTGGTCGCCGACGAGCAGATGTCGGCCCTGGCGATGGCCATCCTGCTCAACGGCATGACCCGCCGCGAGATCGCCCGATGGACCGCGGCGATGATCGCCTCCGGCGAGCGGATGGACTTCTCCGGCCTGTCCCGCCCGACCGCCGACAAGCACTCGACCGGCGGGGTGGGCGACAAGATCACCCTCCCGCTCGCGCCTCTGGTCGCGGCGTGCGGTGTCGCGGTGCCGCAATTGTCCGGGCACGGGCTGGGCCACACCGGCGGGACGCTGGACAAGCTGGAATCGATTCCGGGGTGGCGGGCCGAGCTGAGCAACGAGGCGATGTTCTCGCAGCTGGAATCGGTCGGGGCCGTCATCTGTGCTGCGGGCGCGGGGCTGGCTCCCGCCGACAAGAAGCTGTACGCGCTGCGCGACGTCACCGGTACCGTCGAAGCGATCCCCCTCATTGCCAGCTCGATCATGAGTAAGAAAATCGCCGAAGGCACCGGTTCGCTCGTCCTGGATGTGAAGGTCGGTTCCGGTGCTTTCATGAAGGACGTGCAGAGCGCCCGTGAGTTGGCCGCCACCATGGTCGAGCTCGGTAAAGACGCCGGGGTGGCAACGGTCGCGTTACTGACCGACATGTCCACGCCGCTGGGCCTGACTGCCGGGAATGCACTCGAAGTCGCCGAATCGCTGGAGATCCTGGCCGGTGGCGGGCCCGCCGACGTACGCGAGCTCACCCTCGCACTCGCCCGCGAGATGGTCTCTGCTGCAGGAGTTCTCGGCGTGGACCCCGCGGATGTGCTGGACGACGGGCGTGCGATGGACACCTGGCGGGCGATGATCTCGGCGCAGGGCGGCGACCCGGCGGCCACGTTGCCAGTTGCCCGCGAACAACACGTCATCACGGCATCGCGCGATGGCTATCTCACCCGGTTGGATGCTCTGGCCGTCGGTGTCGCGGCGTGGCGACTCGGTGCCGGTCGCGCACGCAAGGAGGACGTCGTGCAGGCGGGTGCGGGCGTGCAGTGGCATGCCCGACCAGGGGATCCGGTCCGCGCGGGTGAGCCGCTGATCACCCTGCACACCGACACCCCCGAGCGCTTCGAGCGGGCACTTGCGTCGCTGGAGGGCGCGTTCGAGATCGCCGACAGCGACACCGGAGACCGGCTGCCCCTGCTGATCGACCGCATCGCCTGACCGGAACTCCGGCTCGTCGTACAGTGTCCGGATGCCTGAAACCCACGCCCCGCTGACCAGCGAAGAGATCATTGCCCTACCGAAGGTGCTGCTGCACGACCACCTCGACGGAGGTCTACGGCCTTCGACCGTGGTTGCGTTGGCCCGCGACGAGGGCTACGACCAGTTGCCCACCACCGATGTCGAGGGTCTGGCGGACTGGTTCCGCGAGAACGCCGACTCCGGCTCGCTGGTGCGCTACCTCGAGACCTTCGCGCACACCGTGGGTGTCATGCAGACCCAGACCGCTCTGCACCGGGTGGCGCGTGAGGCGGTCGAAGATCTGGCTGCCGACGGAGTCGTCTACGCGGAGATCCGGTATGCGCCGGAGCAGCACCTGGAGCAGGGCCTGAGCCTGGACCAGGTCGTCGAAGCGGTCAACGCGGGCATGCGGGAGGGCGAGCGCATCGCAGCTGAACGCGGTCAGGTCATCCGCGCCCGGGCGTTGTTGACCGCCATGCGGCACGCCGCCAAGAGCACCCAGATCGCCGAATTGGCGGTGCGCTATCGCGACCAGGAGGTCGCCGGGTTCGACATCGCTGGTGCCGAGGCCGGGCATCCGCCGACCCGGCACCTGGACGCGTTCGAATACCTACGCCGCGAGAACGCGCATTTCACCATTCACGCCGGTGAGGCGTTCGGGCTGCCGAGCATCTGGGAGGCCATCCAGTGGTGCGGCGCGGAGCGACTCGGGCACGGCATCCGGATCGTCGACGACATCGAGGGGTTGGGCACCTCCAGCGCGCGACTGGGCAGGCTTGCCGCCTACGTGCGCGATACCCGGATACCGCTGGAGATGTGCCCCTCCTCGAATGTGCAGACCGGCGCAGCGACTTCGGTTGCCGCGCACCCGATCAGTCAGCTGCGCGATCTACGGTTCCGGGTCACCGTCAACACGGACAACCGGTTGATGAGCAGTACGTCGATGTCCCGCGAGATGGACCTGCTGGTCAACGACGCCGGCTGGGACGTCGACGATCTGCGATGGGTGACGATCAACGCGATGAAGTCGGCGTTCCTACCGTTCGAGGAGCGGCTGGCGATCATCGACGGGCAGATCAAGCCCGGGTACCCCGCGCGCTGAGTCAGCGGCGGCCGGTCAATTCGTCGACCGGCAGCATGCGATGCCGGATGGCGGCTTCGGCACGCAGGCGGTTCTCGTCACGACGCCGACGCTCCGCCAGCACCGCAGCGAGGAACTCCTCGTCGTAGGTGCCGGGCGGCGGCGGGGGTGCGACGGCCGGGCGTACGACTGCGGACAGATCTATGCATAGTCGGGTCCGCGCAGCAGGGGTCAGGGTGGCGCGGCGCATCAGGAACTGGCGGACCGCAAGCGCGACGCCGTCCGGTAGTGCCGCGATGTCGGCCGACGCCGCCCAGTGCGCCAACCGCGGCGGCATCATCGGCGGAGGCGTCAGGCGCAGGCGCACGTCTTCCTGTACGACGTAGGTGCCGGCAGCGAGGTCGCCGAGTCGTTTGACCCGGGTCGTGGCGATCGCGGCGATGATGGCGGGTACCCCGTAGGCGACGAAGAACTCCACGAACCCCACCAGACCGCGAACCAGCGCGTGCCGCAGGACGATCGGGCCGCCGTCATCGCGGACGACCCTCAGCTTGCAGACAACCTTGCCGAGCGAGCGGCCCTTGGTCAAGGTCTCGATGACGACCGGCGCGATCACGAAACAGCTCACGAGACTGATCAGCAACAGCGTCTGGGTCGTGGCTGCACTGCCGGCGAAGGACTGCGCGACCACCACGAACAGCAGTGCAATGAAGGCGGCGAGGTAGACGACGGTGTCCAGCAGGCGGGCGACGACCCGGATGGGCAATGATGCGGGTGGGAGGTCGATGAGGACCGCCTCGCCGGTGACCAGGGTGTCCGCGTCCGTCCCACGCAACCCCCGCGCCGCAGGAGGTGCGCCCCGTTCGTCGGCTTCCGCCCGGCCCGTCACGCCCCTCAGCGTACCGTTGGGCCATGGATCTGGATGCCTACGTCGCGGCTCATCACGGGGAATGGGAGCGGTTGCGTGAGCTCGGGGGCAGGGGGCGGTTGACCGCCGCCGAGGCCGATGAACTGCTCGACCTCTATCAGCGGGCTGCGACCCATCTGTCCCAGATTCGGTCCACGGCAGCAGATCCGGCGTTGGTGCGGTATCTCTCGGCCGTGTTGTCCCGGGCCCGCGCGAAATCGATGGGTGGCCGTACCAGCACCTGGGCGGGGGTGGCGAGGTTCTTCGCGGCGACCTTCCCGGCCGTCTTGTACCGTCTGCGCCGGTGGTGGCTGGGGGTGCTGGTCAGCAATGTCGTGGCGGCGTTCGCGGTCGGTGCATGGGTTGCCCAGCATCCCGGTGTGCAGACGTCGTTCATCAGCGCAAAACAGGCTAACCAACTGGTCGACAAGGACTTCGCGGGTTACTACACCGAGTACGCGGCAACTGATTTCGCCACCCGGGTATGGACGAACAACGTATGGGTGGCCGCCCTGTGCATTGCCTCCGGCGTGCTCGGACTTCCGGTGATCTACCTGCTCTTCCAGAACGTGATGAACGTGGCGATCATCGGTGGATTGATGGCCTCGCACGGCAAGCTGTCGCTCTTCTTCGGGCTGATCCTGCCGCACGGGATGTTGGAGTTGACGGCGGTGTTCGTGGCGGCCGGAGCGGGCCTGAAGCTGTTCTGGTCATGGATCGAACCGGGCGGACGGACCCGGATGGATGCGATGGCCGCCGAGGGGCGGGCCGTCATCACGGTGGCGATGGGGCTGGTCGTGGTGCTGCTGGTGACCGGGATCATCGAAGCATTCGTCACCCCGTCGGGGTTGCCCACCGGAGCGCGGATCGGGATCGGAGCGGCCGCTGAGGTGTTGTTCTTCCTCTACGTCTTCATCATCGGCCGGCGGGCGTGGCGCGACGGCGACATGGGTGAGGTCGCCGAGATCGACCGCAGCGCCGCGTTGCCCACCGCTGCCTGAGTCTCATCTTTTGGACATGCTGAACGGGGCACATGCGCCCCGTTCAGCATGTCCAAATCGCGAGATGGTCAGAGCAGACCCTGGCGCTTGAGCATCAGGTAGTGGTCCACGAGCGCTGTCGGCAATTCCTGCGGAGACTGGTCCAGCACGGTGATGCCGAGCTGACCGAGGGCCGCGGCAGCACGCTCACGCAACATGATGGTGCGCTCGGCAGCGGCTGCGTCGTACGCCTGGAACGCCGTCTCGCGCTGCCCGGCTATCTCCTGCAGCAGCGGGTCGGTCACGGAGGCGAGGACGACGCGGTGCCGCCGGGTGAGCGCGGGCAGACTCGGCAGCAGGCTGTGCTCGATCGCGGCCGGCTCCAGGGAGGTGAGGAGCACGACCAGCGCGCGCTGTCTCGACATGCTTTCCACGGCTGCGGCGAGGCGTGGCCAACTGGCTTCGACGAGGTCGGACTCCAGGGGAGCCATCGCGGTCACCAGCTGGTGCAGCAGCTGACCGCGGTCCTGCACGCCGGTCACACGCGCCTGCACCGATCGTGCCCCGGCGAAGAACTGCACCCGGTCGCCTGCCCGCGATGCCAGCGCAGCGAGCAGCAGCGCCGCGTCCATGCTGTGGTCCAGGCGGGTCGTGTCGCCCACCCGACCGGCGCTGGTGCGCGAGGTGTCCAGGACGATGACCACGCGCCGATCGCGCTCCGGTTGCCAGGTGCGCACGACCAGGTGCTGTCGTCGTGCGGTGGCCCGCCAATCCAGGCTGCGTACATCGTCGCCCTCGACGTAGTCACGCAGCGAATCGAATTCGGTGCCCTGCCCGCGCACCCGTACGGCGGAGCGTCCGTCGATCTGCCGCAGCGCCCGCAACCTGCTCGGTAGGTGCCGCCGCGAGGGGTACGCTGGGAGTGCGCGCACCGATCCCGGAACCCGCATCGATCGTTGCCGGGCCGCAATACCCAGCGGTCCGAAAGAGCGGACGGTGACCTGGTCCGCGAGACGGTCGCCCCGGCGTACCGGGGTCAGCACCGTGTTCAGGCGGGCACTCTCACCGGAGGGTAGCGACGTCCTGTGTCGCTGCGAATGGGCGCCGGCCGAGGGCTGCCAGGCGTCGCGCACCAGGGCGCGGACACGGCGGCTGCCGTCGTTGCGCACCAGCAGGGAAGTCTGCGAGGACTCACCGAGCAGGACCTGAGGGGACGCCGAGCGGGAGAAGACCAGCCGGGAAGGGGCGCCCGCGAGAAGCAGGTCGACACCGATCAGTACACCGACCACGGCCAGCCAGAGCAGCACGGAGAGCCCGCTCGGCACCAGGACGACGTAGATCAGCCCCAGTGCGGCGAGCGCGACGGCGCGTCCGGTGATGGCCATATCAGGAATTCAGCGGGGGACCGGCACAGACCCGGCGGCGGACTCCAGCACCGATGCTGCGCCGACGCCCTCCAACTCAGCCTCCGGGCGCAACGTGATGCGGTGGGCCAGGGTTGCGCGGGTCATCGTCTGTACGTCGTCGGGGGTCACGAAGTCGCGGCCGGCCAGGAACGCCCACGCCCGGCTCGTGGCCAGCAGCGCGGTGGCGCCGCGGGGGCTGACTCCGAGGGCGACCGACGGTGAGAACCGGGTCGCGCGCGCGATGTCGACGATGTAGCCGGCAACCTCGGGCGCCACCCGGACGGCGCGGACGGCGCGGGCCCCTGCAGCGATGTCGTCGGCGCTCGCGACCGGTCGGATGCCGGCCGCCACGAGGTCACGGGGGTCGAACCCGTCGGCGTGCCGCTGCAGCACGATCATCTCGTTCGCCCGATCCGGTAGCGACACCACGACTTTGAGCAGGAACCGGTCCAGCTGTGCTTCGGGCAGCGGGTAGGTGCCCTCGTACTCGACCGGATTCTGGGTGGCCGCGACCATGAAAGGCACCGGTAGTGGGCGTGCTGCGCCATCGACGGAGACCTGACGTTCCTCCATCGCCTCCAGCAGTGCCGACTGGGTCTTGGGTGGGGTGCGGTTGATCTCGTCAGCGAGTAGCAGGTTGGTGAAGACCGGGCCGGGGCGGAAGACGAAATCGGAGCTACGCCCGTCGTAGACCAGCGACCCGGTCAGGTCGCCCGGCATCAGGTCGGGGGTGAACTGCACGCGTTTGGTCTGCAGCGACAGCGCCTGGGCCAGTGAACGCACCAGTAGTGTCTTGGCGACCCCGGGCACCCCTTCGAGCAGCACGTGACCACCGGCGAGCAGGCCGACGACCAGTCCTCCGATGGCCGCGTCCTGGCCGACGACGGCCTTGTTGACCTCGTTACGGACGTCGAGCATCGCCTGTCGGGCGCGGGTCGCGTCGATCGATGATGCGTCGGCGCGGGTTGCGTCGGCATCTGATCCGGGCACGGGATTCGAGTCGCTCATGTGCGGCGTACCTGCCTTTCGAGGGTCTGTAGTTCCTGGGCGGTCCGGACCAGCTCATCGTCGTCGAGTACAGGGGCCTCGACCAGAAGAGCCCGCACCCGGGCCGGGTCGAGCGCGGCGGCCTGGGCCGCCTGGGAGCACAGCTGGGTCGGATCGGTGCTCGGTGCGAGGCCGAGGTAGCGGGCTATCCGATGCCGCGATGCGATGCGGAGCACCTCAGCGGTACGGGCGGTATCGCGCGCCCGCCGGTAGAGCTGGCCACGGCTGCGGGTGGTCTCGACAGCCGGTACAACGACCGGCAGCGGTTCGGTCACCAGCGGACCGAGTCGCCGGCCACGCCAGAGCATGAGCAGCACGACGCAGACGCAGACGAGACTCAGCGCGGGGAAGGTCCAACGGGGCCATGGGGAGGCGTCGGTGGCCGCGACCGGGTCGGCGTCGGCGTGCGCTGGGTCGACGGCGACCCAGGTCAGCGAGCGGTGTGATCCCAGTGCGCGCAGTGCGAAGGCAGCGTTGTCGCCGTCGGCGACGGTGCTGTTGCGCATCAGACTGTCGCTGCCGATCACGGTCACCGCGGGTCGGAGACCAGGGATCGCGGGCAGGGTGCGTATCACGTCGCCCCCGTCGTCGGAGCGCACGCAGCCCTGACCCGAGGTGGACGTGTAGGCGCGGCTGCCCGGCTCGGCGGCGAAGATCAACCCCCGGTAGGGCGAAGTGGTGCATTCTGCGTCGATCGGTGCACGGGAGGATGGCCCCGGAACGGCCCGGACTGGTATGCCGAGGGCCTGCAGTACCGGCGTCGCGGGTGCGATCAGCACGAGCGAGCCGGCGCCGGCGGAGGAGCGGGCGATCTGGCGCAGTGACTGCACGCCGAGCAGACCTCCGCGGGTCAGCACGACTGTCGTGGCGGTGTCGGACGGGCGGCGACTCAGATCACCGGCGGTGTGGGCCACGGTGACCTGCACGCCCTGGGCCCGTAGTACCTGCGCGAGGGCCTTGGATCCCGTCGGAGCAGCAGACGCCGGATCGAGCGGTTCCTTCCTACCCGGACCACCGATAACGGCCGCGATCGCCACCAGGATCAGCACGAGCACGAGCAACGCCGCGAGCAACCGGCCGCGGGTCATCCGTTGCTCCCCGAGCCGGTGAAACTACCGGCCGCGGGGGCTGGGCGGGCACGCTGCACGTCCAGTTCCAGCTCGCGCATCCGGGCGCAGGCTGCGGCGTCGGCGGGCTGATCGCCGTACAGCACGGCATCGAAGATCGTGGCCGCGGCGGCGACGTCGCCCGCCCGGTCGGGGAACCGCCCACCGAGGACCCGTGCGATGTCGTACGCAGTCAGGCCGGGTGCCGGATCGACCAGCGCGCGCTCGACGCCCCGCACGGCGAGGGCACGGAAGTAGTCGAGGGTGGCACCTTGGAAATCGCCTGCACGCTCCGCGTGGCCGGCCCGGCGGCGTAGATCAGAGGCTGTCATGGCATGTTCGCCGAGTACCGCGTCCTCGCTCGTGGATCGGGGGTGCACCCGACCGCGGCGAAGGCTGATCGCCGCGACGACCACGAGCAGGATGACCAGGAGGATGCCGACCAACCAGGCAATCGCGGGCACCGTGCCGCCGGCTCCGTCAAGTAGCCGGCCCAGTTGTTCTCCCAGCCAGTCCAGCACCGTCTGCAACAGGCCCTTGTGCTGCTGATACTCCTGTTTGGCCAGTTCCTGGCGTAGCAGGTTCGCTGCCTGACCCGCGCTGGGCGTCAGCGGTGGGCCCTCAGTTCCTGCCATGACCGTCCTGGGCTGCAGCGGACATCAAGGCGACGTCCAAGCCCTCCCTGCGCATCCGCTGATCGATGTAGAGCAGGCCGGTGGTGCCGTTGACGAAGGGGGCGACGGCGGCCGTGACGACCGCCGACCACAGCTGTGCGGCGACGAGCAGCAGGATGCTGGTGACCCCGCTGGTGGACAGTCCGCCGAGGGTCAGGAACGTCGCTGGAAGGTTGGCGAAGCCGCCGACGAAACCAGCCACGAGGGCCGCGAGCAACGAGATCCCGAGGATCCGCCAGAACGCGCCGCGCGTCAAACCCCACGAGCGGCGTAGCGCGGCGATCGGGCCGATGCCCTCCAACACCAGTGCCGGGCTGGCCAGCAGGATCCGGGTATACACCGCGATGAGGGCGACAAGCGAGAGCAGCCCGAGCAGGATGCCGAGCACGACCGCGAGCACTGTGCCCGCCGTGGCGGCCACCAGGACGATGATGCCGACGACGACCGCAATGGCCAGCAGGGCGCCCAGCAGCAAAAGGACGGTCATCCCGAGAAGTGCCCAGATCCGTGGTCGGATGCGGGCCCACGTACTGCCCATGCTGATGCGACGACCCAGGACCGCTTCGGAGACGACGACGATGAGCATTCCGGCGAGCACGATGCCCCCGATGTAGCTGAAGACCTGCGCGATGAGGCTGGCCGCATTGAGATCGATGCTGCTCGACATGCCGCTGCCACTGCCGCTGGTGGTGTCCGGGTTGAAGTTGATGCCGTTGGGGAACGCCGCATCCTTCAGCCACAGCGTCAAGATCAGGCTGGGAACGGCCACGATGAGATGCACGATCAGCGACAGGCCGAGGGTTGCGGCAGGGTTGCCGCGGATCGTCGCGAACGCGCCGCCGAAGATGTCGCCGAGGCTGAGGGGCCGAAGCGGCACGACACCCGGCTTCGGTGCCATCGGGCGGAACTGGTTCGGACCGCTGTAATAGGGGCCACTGCCCTGGGGCCGGCCGTACTGTGGCCCGCCGTACTGGGGCCCGCCGTACTGGGGCGGACTCTGCTGCGGGGGCATCGGCCCGTACGCGCCGTACCGGGGTCGCGGTCGATCATCGTGGTGCTCACCCTGGCCGCCGTATGACGGCCCCTGCTGCGGTTGCTGCCCCTGCTGTGGCTGCTGTGGGTCCCCCGACGGGCTTGCCCATCCGTCGCTCATGAGCAGAACCCTAACCGGCGCGCGGTTGGTGCCTTGCTACCCGTGGCACCGGTTGCGTCTTTTCGTGAGGGTGCGGCAATAGCTGCACCCTCACCACAAATCGCAACCATCCCGTCAGGCCCGCTGTACGCGCATCGTCCAGGGTCCGCTCAAGGGTGACGTGGGGGTAGCCGGGCTCGCCGCCGAACCAGTCATACAACTCCGGGACGTCCTGGCCGTGCACCTGTTGGGTGAGGAAGATGCCGCCTGCGCGCAGCACGCGCGCCACTTCCTCGGCGTTGTATGACTCGTGCCGTGCCATCACCAGATCGAAGGATTCATCCTGCATCGGCATCCGCTGATCGTGTTCGCTGTCGTACCGGGCGAGGTCGATACCGCAGGGCGTCAGCGCGTTTCTGGCGACGTCGAGGTTGGGCGCCCACCCCTCTGTGGCGGTAAGCCGCAAAGGCCGGTGCGGGCCGAGCAGGGTGTCCAACTTCAGCCGGCGGTCATCCGTCCATCCAGCCTGGAAAATCCTAGCCCACCATGTCGGCGTTCGTCTAAGCGGTGGTGAGCCGCTTCGCGAGGGAGTCGATCATGGCGGTCAGGTTAATGCTCTGGCCGTAGCTCCGCCGTGGGTGATGAGCTATTGAACTCCGTTCAGCGCGTCGACCACCTTGAACAGATCGCCCTGGCTGTAATAGTTGACGGCGACAAAATTAGGGATCATGCCGCGTTCGCGCCGGCACCTGACGATTCGCGGGTACAAGCTGTCGTAGGCGTTGACCTGCGCGGCGTCGGAGATGATGGCATCGAAGTGGTTGAGCCAATTGTTGACCAACAGCAGTTGGCTTTTGTCAGTACCGCGATTTCGGGCGCAACTGAGTTGATCGGGGGTCTTGGAGTCGTAGTTGGTGTCCTGCACCTGGCTGAAGCCCTGCATCAGCCACGGGTCGGCGGTCCCGCCGCCGTGGTTCTCCATGAGCACCACGAGCCGCTTGTTCGTGTTGATCATCTGGCCCAACGTGGGCCACGGTTGACCGACCTGGTGGGTTGCGACATACGGCAACAGACCTGCCTGCCGGAACACCGTGGCGGTGTCCGCGGGTGAGACGTAGTCCTCGATGAAGAAGGTGACGACCTCGCGGGGATGCGCGGCCAACCAGGCTCGAACCTTTGCCATATCCGGCTCCCACTTGGTCGCCCCGATATCGCACACCCCGTGGCACAGGTAGGGCTCGACGGGACCGGTCGGTTTCCCCGAGATCGCGCTGCGCAGCCGTAGGGCGCTCGCCACCGCACCCACTCCGAAGTCTGCATCGGCCTTTGCCCGGCCCGCCGCTTTGTCCTGCGCAGCGTTGGTGACCTGCCCGGCAGTGGTCGTCGTCTGGCCGTACCAACTGTCGATCAGCATCACCCGAATACCCGCGTTGAGCTGGCCGATCAGACCGGTGGGTTGCTCGGCCAGATACCACCCGGGTTCGTCCGCTGCGGACATTGCGTTATGCGCCGCTGGGTAGGCGACATCGTTGTACGGCCGGTCGCACAGCTGCGTGAAACCGTTGCAGGCTGTGGTGTCGCCGGGCCCGGCCACGGCCGGCAGGGCACGCGAGGTCGGTAGGGCCAGCGACAGTGTCAACGTCATCACGACCACCACCGGCAGAACTGCCATTGCCCGCGTTGTCCACACATACCGTCGTGCGGACAGTTGCTCCTGCGCATCCCGTCTGCTGCCCGCCAACTGCAGGAGCACCCTGGTGATCTCAACGAGCCCGAGGACCAGTACCCCCATGCCGGCGACGACCGCGAGGGTCTGCACAGCCAACGAGGGCCGCAGCACGACGAAGGCGCCCACCGTCGCCAACCCCGCCGCACGCAGTGCCTGAATGCGCTGGGACGCGGGTCGCACCGCGAGCCAGTCCCGCCAGCCCGAGCCTGCGGGCGCGTCGCCGTCCAGTACGGCCAGCACCCGCAGTACGACGCCGGCGCCGATCAGCACCGCAGCCGGCCACCACAGCAGTCCTGCCAGCACGTGCAGGACTGCGGCGCGTAACGCCCCGGACAACGAGTTCGAATCGGCCGATGCGGCGAACGCGGAGGCGCCGCCGGCCAGCGCCACGATCAACG
This portion of the Dermatophilaceae bacterium Sec6.4 genome encodes:
- a CDS encoding thymidine phosphorylase gives rise to the protein MVQTTESHDAVDIIRVKRGHGELGDAQIDWVIDAYTRGVVADEQMSALAMAILLNGMTRREIARWTAAMIASGERMDFSGLSRPTADKHSTGGVGDKITLPLAPLVAACGVAVPQLSGHGLGHTGGTLDKLESIPGWRAELSNEAMFSQLESVGAVICAAGAGLAPADKKLYALRDVTGTVEAIPLIASSIMSKKIAEGTGSLVLDVKVGSGAFMKDVQSARELAATMVELGKDAGVATVALLTDMSTPLGLTAGNALEVAESLEILAGGGPADVRELTLALAREMVSAAGVLGVDPADVLDDGRAMDTWRAMISAQGGDPAATLPVAREQHVITASRDGYLTRLDALAVGVAAWRLGAGRARKEDVVQAGAGVQWHARPGDPVRAGEPLITLHTDTPERFERALASLEGAFEIADSDTGDRLPLLIDRIA
- a CDS encoding adenosine deaminase — encoded protein: MPETHAPLTSEEIIALPKVLLHDHLDGGLRPSTVVALARDEGYDQLPTTDVEGLADWFRENADSGSLVRYLETFAHTVGVMQTQTALHRVAREAVEDLAADGVVYAEIRYAPEQHLEQGLSLDQVVEAVNAGMREGERIAAERGQVIRARALLTAMRHAAKSTQIAELAVRYRDQEVAGFDIAGAEAGHPPTRHLDAFEYLRRENAHFTIHAGEAFGLPSIWEAIQWCGAERLGHGIRIVDDIEGLGTSSARLGRLAAYVRDTRIPLEMCPSSNVQTGAATSVAAHPISQLRDLRFRVTVNTDNRLMSSTSMSREMDLLVNDAGWDVDDLRWVTINAMKSAFLPFEERLAIIDGQIKPGYPAR
- a CDS encoding RDD family protein; protein product: MTGRAEADERGAPPAARGLRGTDADTLVTGEAVLIDLPPASLPIRVVARLLDTVVYLAAFIALLFVVVAQSFAGSAATTQTLLLISLVSCFVIAPVVIETLTKGRSLGKVVCKLRVVRDDGGPIVLRHALVRGLVGFVEFFVAYGVPAIIAAIATTRVKRLGDLAAGTYVVQEDVRLRLTPPPMMPPRLAHWAASADIAALPDGVALAVRQFLMRRATLTPAARTRLCIDLSAVVRPAVAPPPPPGTYDEEFLAAVLAERRRRDENRLRAEAAIRHRMLPVDELTGRR
- a CDS encoding stage II sporulation protein M → MDLDAYVAAHHGEWERLRELGGRGRLTAAEADELLDLYQRAATHLSQIRSTAADPALVRYLSAVLSRARAKSMGGRTSTWAGVARFFAATFPAVLYRLRRWWLGVLVSNVVAAFAVGAWVAQHPGVQTSFISAKQANQLVDKDFAGYYTEYAATDFATRVWTNNVWVAALCIASGVLGLPVIYLLFQNVMNVAIIGGLMASHGKLSLFFGLILPHGMLELTAVFVAAGAGLKLFWSWIEPGGRTRMDAMAAEGRAVITVAMGLVVVLLVTGIIEAFVTPSGLPTGARIGIGAAAEVLFFLYVFIIGRRAWRDGDMGEVAEIDRSAALPTAA
- a CDS encoding DUF58 domain-containing protein, whose product is MAITGRAVALAALGLIYVVLVPSGLSVLLWLAVVGVLIGVDLLLAGAPSRLVFSRSASPQVLLGESSQTSLLVRNDGSRRVRALVRDAWQPSAGAHSQRHRTSLPSGESARLNTVLTPVRRGDRLADQVTVRSFGPLGIAARQRSMRVPGSVRALPAYPSRRHLPSRLRALRQIDGRSAVRVRGQGTEFDSLRDYVEGDDVRSLDWRATARRQHLVVRTWQPERDRRVVIVLDTSRTSAGRVGDTTRLDHSMDAALLLAALASRAGDRVQFFAGARSVQARVTGVQDRGQLLHQLVTAMAPLESDLVEASWPRLAAAVESMSRQRALVVLLTSLEPAAIEHSLLPSLPALTRRHRVVLASVTDPLLQEIAGQRETAFQAYDAAAAERTIMLRERAAAALGQLGITVLDQSPQELPTALVDHYLMLKRQGLL
- a CDS encoding MoxR family ATPase, whose product is MLDVRNEVNKAVVGQDAAIGGLVVGLLAGGHVLLEGVPGVAKTLLVRSLAQALSLQTKRVQFTPDLMPGDLTGSLVYDGRSSDFVFRPGPVFTNLLLADEINRTPPKTQSALLEAMEERQVSVDGAARPLPVPFMVAATQNPVEYEGTYPLPEAQLDRFLLKVVVSLPDRANEMIVLQRHADGFDPRDLVAAGIRPVASADDIAAGARAVRAVRVAPEVAGYIVDIARATRFSPSVALGVSPRGATALLATSRAWAFLAGRDFVTPDDVQTMTRATLAHRITLRPEAELEGVGAASVLESAAGSVPVPR
- a CDS encoding DUF4350 domain-containing protein, with amino-acid sequence MTRGRLLAALLVLVLILVAIAAVIGGPGRKEPLDPASAAPTGSKALAQVLRAQGVQVTVAHTAGDLSRRPSDTATTVVLTRGGLLGVQSLRQIARSSAGAGSLVLIAPATPVLQALGIPVRAVPGPSSRAPIDAECTTSPYRGLIFAAEPGSRAYTSTSGQGCVRSDDGGDVIRTLPAIPGLRPAVTVIGSDSLMRNSTVADGDNAAFALRALGSHRSLTWVAVDPAHADADPVAATDASPWPRWTFPALSLVCVCVVLLMLWRGRRLGPLVTEPLPVVVPAVETTRSRGQLYRRARDTARTAEVLRIASRHRIARYLGLAPSTDPTQLCSQAAQAAALDPARVRALLVEAPVLDDDELVRTAQELQTLERQVRRT